In Paenibacillus guangzhouensis, a single window of DNA contains:
- a CDS encoding phosphate ABC transporter substrate-binding protein encodes MNVFKKFTVLTLATMFVITSAFAGSAAAAGDTLKGKITINGSTALLPLTLQAAKEFQKLHPKVSFAASGKGSVTGPQAVKKGIADIGACDWDASTDVPGFKAFEGQVANKVAVIPFATVVNKNVGVDNLTTDQLKGIFSGKITNWKDVGGADEDIVVITRAFGSGTRVNYQAKALGGGDIVKKSKNYKEVGSSGDMKTAVATTPNSIGYIDLVYVSGDIKAVKYNGVEATADNVINGKYKIWSYGYYMTKGQPTGEVKAFIEYIQNKKFQTTTAKKMKFIPLSAMK; translated from the coding sequence ATGAACGTGTTCAAAAAATTCACGGTGCTTACATTAGCTACCATGTTCGTTATTACATCGGCATTCGCAGGATCCGCAGCAGCGGCAGGCGACACATTGAAAGGCAAAATTACAATTAACGGTTCCACAGCCCTTCTTCCACTTACGCTGCAAGCGGCAAAAGAATTCCAGAAGCTTCATCCGAAGGTTTCCTTCGCAGCATCCGGTAAAGGTTCCGTAACAGGACCTCAAGCGGTTAAAAAAGGCATCGCGGATATCGGCGCTTGTGACTGGGATGCAAGCACAGATGTTCCAGGGTTCAAAGCTTTTGAAGGCCAAGTGGCGAACAAAGTAGCGGTTATTCCGTTCGCAACGGTTGTTAACAAAAACGTTGGTGTAGATAACCTGACAACGGATCAATTGAAAGGAATCTTCTCCGGCAAAATCACGAACTGGAAAGACGTTGGCGGTGCAGATGAGGATATCGTCGTCATCACACGTGCATTCGGTTCCGGTACTCGCGTTAACTATCAAGCCAAAGCGCTTGGCGGCGGCGATATCGTGAAGAAGAGCAAGAACTATAAAGAAGTTGGATCCAGCGGTGATATGAAGACAGCTGTAGCAACAACGCCGAACTCGATCGGTTACATCGACTTGGTGTATGTGAGCGGCGATATCAAAGCTGTGAAATACAATGGTGTTGAAGCAACGGCTGACAATGTAATCAACGGCAAATATAAAATTTGGTCCTATGGCTACTACATGACAAAAGGTCAACCAACTGGCGAAGTAAAAGCATTCATCGAGTACATCCAGAACAAAAAGTTCCAAACAACAACGGCAAAGAAAATGAAATTCATTCCACTATCTGCAATGAAATAA
- a CDS encoding TolB family protein encodes MKKNMLGKVIASALVTAVVTTSAASAAPVQKNTAQGTANVEARNVLANPVVNATLSVDGMKSVVKSIKSGAQVLYSAADLANALGASYIVSGNGATLLNEFHTAEISSSTTFLANGKEEQFATAPQTIQGVLYVEMPAIVEALGGEIEGAEVKSVKVLEGIFSAPRLANNAVIVNKDDADTTEIYQLRAANNRNEILSKVDEAAALVVSPDGKYGVYADAGAQLVLVNLHTGTSRVWSSDNSVKVDLVWSADSKKVYFAQGDKQEKIGVIELESSSVKSILSDKVENKAEPHVSADGTKLVYTVNVTGVADSDKDSTEESLKIDYSKAGSQLFVFDLTKKDAKPVQLTKALDNKLFANVLNDGRVVYISADPEGKVENDVLKAISADGKNLTDLIADKNVIWNAVTTQDALVVATEDAAGVTIAQVSAQGERKELFKIKAEVTEITVSADGSTIALIADGKVVLVQNGQSTTLTK; translated from the coding sequence ATGAAAAAGAACATGTTGGGTAAGGTCATTGCATCTGCACTCGTCACTGCTGTTGTGACAACATCCGCTGCAAGCGCAGCACCAGTTCAGAAGAATACAGCGCAAGGAACAGCCAATGTCGAAGCGCGTAACGTGCTAGCGAATCCGGTTGTGAACGCAACATTATCCGTGGACGGCATGAAGTCGGTCGTAAAATCGATCAAATCCGGCGCTCAAGTGCTGTACTCCGCAGCTGATCTAGCCAATGCACTTGGTGCAAGCTACATCGTAAGCGGAAACGGAGCAACATTGTTGAATGAATTCCATACGGCTGAGATTTCCTCGAGCACAACGTTCTTAGCGAATGGCAAAGAAGAGCAGTTCGCGACGGCTCCACAGACGATTCAAGGTGTCTTGTATGTTGAAATGCCTGCGATCGTGGAAGCACTTGGTGGAGAAATCGAAGGCGCAGAAGTGAAGAGCGTGAAAGTTCTTGAAGGGATTTTCTCCGCACCTCGTCTCGCCAACAATGCTGTGATCGTGAATAAAGATGATGCAGATACGACTGAAATCTATCAATTACGTGCGGCGAACAACAGGAACGAGATTCTATCCAAAGTTGATGAAGCTGCAGCATTGGTTGTATCGCCAGACGGAAAATACGGCGTGTACGCTGACGCAGGGGCACAACTCGTTCTCGTGAATCTACATACAGGCACATCCCGCGTATGGAGCAGCGACAACTCTGTGAAGGTAGACTTGGTCTGGTCGGCAGACAGCAAAAAAGTATACTTCGCTCAAGGCGATAAGCAAGAAAAAATCGGTGTGATCGAGTTGGAGAGCTCCTCGGTGAAATCAATCCTATCTGATAAAGTGGAGAACAAAGCTGAGCCTCATGTATCGGCAGACGGAACGAAATTGGTATACACGGTGAACGTAACAGGCGTTGCGGACAGCGATAAAGACAGCACGGAAGAGTCGCTCAAAATCGACTACTCCAAAGCAGGCTCCCAGTTGTTCGTATTCGATCTGACGAAGAAAGATGCGAAGCCGGTTCAATTGACGAAGGCGCTTGATAACAAATTGTTCGCGAACGTCTTGAACGATGGCCGCGTTGTCTATATCAGTGCTGACCCAGAAGGCAAAGTAGAAAATGATGTGCTGAAAGCTATCTCTGCTGATGGCAAAAACTTAACAGACTTAATCGCGGATAAGAACGTGATCTGGAATGCGGTTACGACGCAGGATGCGTTAGTCGTAGCTACAGAAGATGCTGCTGGCGTGACGATCGCTCAAGTATCGGCGCAAGGCGAGCGTAAGGAGCTATTCAAGATCAAAGCAGAAGTAACGGAAATCACTGTATCGGCTGACGGTTCCACCATCGCATTGATCGCAGACGGCAAAGTGGTTCTTGTACAGAACGGTCAATCCACAACATTAACGAAATAA
- a CDS encoding alpha-L-fucosidase: MHNMIQYAAQVKPSDRQLAVQEMEFYAFVHFTVNTYTDKEWGMGNEEPSIFNPEQFDANQWVEACKAAGMRGLILTCKHHDGFCLWPSAYTEHSVKNSPWKDGKGDIVQEVAEACRQGGIRFGIYLSPWDRHEPTYGDSPSYNAYFTNQLRELLTNYGEIFCVWFDGACGEGPNGKRQVYDWESYYALIRELQPNASISVCGPDIRWCGNEAGHCRTSEWSVVPASLRDNERIQEKSQHVDDASFARRYSSEDADLGSREVIAHERELVWYPAEVNTSIRPGWFYHASEDDKVRSLEELLHIYYGSVGGNATFLLNIPPDRRGLFHENDVARLTELGNAIRHTFSNNLAANARIQASASMEGHAAGHMIDGNPSTFWCSLEGMEQATIDVDLQRETTFDHVVLQEHIRSGQRIERFTLAYMDGETWKPLFDGTVVGYKRICRFDAVISRYIRLSITGSRWCPTISNFEVYSS; encoded by the coding sequence ATGCACAATATGATTCAATACGCTGCGCAAGTTAAGCCATCGGATCGCCAATTGGCGGTACAGGAGATGGAATTTTATGCGTTCGTTCATTTTACGGTGAATACGTATACAGATAAAGAATGGGGAATGGGGAACGAGGAGCCATCGATTTTTAATCCGGAACAATTTGATGCGAATCAATGGGTGGAAGCGTGTAAGGCAGCGGGGATGAGGGGGTTGATCCTCACGTGTAAGCATCACGACGGGTTTTGCTTATGGCCAAGTGCATACACGGAACATTCTGTCAAAAATAGCCCATGGAAAGACGGCAAAGGCGACATCGTACAAGAAGTAGCCGAAGCCTGCCGTCAAGGCGGCATTCGATTTGGCATTTATTTATCACCGTGGGATCGGCATGAGCCAACCTATGGGGATTCGCCTTCATATAACGCCTATTTCACCAATCAATTGCGGGAACTGCTGACGAATTACGGGGAGATCTTCTGCGTCTGGTTCGATGGCGCCTGCGGCGAAGGACCTAACGGAAAACGGCAAGTCTACGATTGGGAAAGCTATTATGCACTAATCCGAGAACTCCAGCCCAATGCGTCCATTTCGGTGTGTGGTCCGGATATTCGGTGGTGCGGTAATGAGGCTGGTCACTGCCGAACATCGGAGTGGAGCGTCGTACCTGCATCCCTTCGCGATAATGAGCGAATCCAAGAGAAGTCACAGCACGTGGATGACGCTTCCTTTGCACGAAGATATAGTTCAGAAGACGCTGATTTAGGCAGCAGAGAGGTCATTGCGCATGAACGAGAGCTAGTATGGTATCCTGCTGAAGTGAACACATCGATCAGGCCAGGATGGTTCTATCATGCTTCGGAAGATGATAAGGTTAGATCGTTGGAAGAATTGCTGCATATCTACTATGGGTCTGTCGGCGGCAATGCGACGTTTCTGCTGAATATTCCACCAGACCGCCGAGGGCTGTTCCACGAGAATGATGTGGCGCGCTTGACGGAATTAGGGAATGCGATTCGTCACACGTTCAGTAATAATCTGGCAGCGAATGCTAGGATTCAAGCCTCTGCATCTATGGAAGGACATGCCGCTGGTCATATGATAGACGGCAATCCGAGCACATTCTGGTGTTCGCTAGAAGGCATGGAACAAGCGACGATCGATGTTGATCTACAGCGCGAGACGACTTTCGATCATGTCGTTCTTCAGGAACATATTCGTTCGGGACAGCGAATCGAGCGCTTCACTCTTGCGTATATGGACGGAGAAACCTGGAAACCACTATTCGATGGTACGGTGGTCGGATATAAGCGTATTTGCCGGTTCGATGCCGTGATATCCCGGTACATTCGGCTATCGATAACCGGATCGAGATGGTGCCCGACCATCTCCAATTTTGAAGTCTATTCGAGTTAA
- a CDS encoding xylulokinase, which produces MGYIAAFDIGTTNAKGVLVNKQGELHQEQDVPMQTLLDGGWIEQHPAQWMDAVCTIANAWWSSGIRADDIELITFSGQMQDIIPIRADGSPVRPAILYSDGRAAHQAERMNQELSPEGIFQVTGNALDGTSPLAKLLWIKEQEAEQDDQTAWYLISSKDYVIYHLTGQAVTDATSAATAGMMNLHTRTWESAWLSRFGLNSEKLTPILAPDAVAGEVHSEAARITGFRAGTTVLCGIGDAGATTIGAGVTAAGEMYGYVGTTGWIGMTSHQKLPAESRVFHLAHAAEGVLIAVAPMLNAGNAHQWAVATFGEGAVSSQQAYQAFEEAVRTTDRLANPLLFLPYLNGERSPIQDQQASGCFIGLRQATTKAMMGCAVLEGVAFAMKHVQQQLGGSALQKPLVLIGGGTKSQVWCQIIADVFGVPVRVPQDSQYLPALGAASGGFIQLGWVNSYTAFAEQYLSTAAAEVYMPDDALHAHYQRKFEQYKNIYPSVKDLFITY; this is translated from the coding sequence ATGGGCTACATTGCAGCTTTTGATATCGGCACGACGAACGCGAAGGGTGTGTTGGTCAACAAGCAGGGGGAGCTGCATCAAGAGCAAGATGTTCCGATGCAGACGCTCTTAGATGGAGGATGGATCGAACAGCACCCGGCGCAATGGATGGATGCGGTGTGTACGATTGCGAACGCTTGGTGGAGCAGCGGCATCCGTGCCGACGATATTGAGCTCATCACCTTTAGCGGGCAAATGCAGGATATTATTCCAATTCGGGCAGACGGTTCTCCGGTACGGCCTGCCATCTTATATTCGGATGGGCGAGCGGCGCATCAGGCAGAACGAATGAATCAAGAGCTCAGCCCGGAGGGCATTTTCCAAGTGACGGGGAATGCGTTGGATGGCACATCGCCGCTTGCGAAACTGCTGTGGATCAAAGAGCAGGAAGCGGAACAGGATGACCAAACAGCTTGGTACCTGATCAGCTCCAAGGACTACGTGATCTATCATCTGACAGGTCAGGCGGTGACAGACGCAACATCAGCTGCGACTGCAGGGATGATGAATCTTCATACCCGGACGTGGGAATCAGCTTGGTTGTCGCGTTTCGGTCTGAATAGCGAGAAGCTGACGCCGATTCTGGCACCCGATGCGGTCGCGGGTGAAGTGCATTCCGAGGCTGCGCGTATCACAGGGTTCAGGGCGGGCACGACAGTGCTGTGCGGCATTGGCGATGCCGGGGCGACGACGATTGGTGCAGGGGTCACAGCGGCCGGTGAAATGTATGGTTACGTCGGGACGACAGGCTGGATTGGTATGACGTCCCATCAGAAGTTGCCAGCGGAAAGTCGGGTATTTCATCTAGCACATGCAGCGGAAGGCGTATTGATCGCTGTAGCTCCGATGCTGAATGCCGGCAACGCACATCAATGGGCGGTAGCAACGTTCGGCGAAGGTGCGGTTAGTTCGCAACAAGCTTACCAAGCCTTTGAGGAAGCGGTGCGGACAACGGATCGATTAGCGAATCCACTGCTCTTCCTCCCGTATCTGAACGGGGAACGGTCGCCGATCCAAGATCAACAGGCGTCCGGCTGCTTCATTGGTTTGAGGCAAGCAACGACGAAAGCGATGATGGGCTGCGCAGTGCTCGAAGGTGTAGCCTTTGCGATGAAGCATGTGCAGCAGCAGCTGGGCGGCAGCGCGCTGCAGAAGCCGCTTGTCCTGATCGGTGGCGGAACGAAGAGTCAGGTATGGTGCCAGATCATTGCGGATGTGTTCGGCGTACCGGTAAGGGTTCCGCAGGACTCACAATACTTGCCTGCGCTTGGAGCAGCCTCCGGAGGATTTATCCAGCTCGGCTGGGTGAACAGCTACACCGCATTCGCGGAACAGTATTTATCGACTGCCGCGGCCGAAGTGTATATGCCGGATGACGCGTTGCATGCACACTATCAACGCAAATTCGAGCAGTATAAGAACATCTACCCTTCCGTGAAGGACTTATTTATAACATATTAA
- the trpA gene encoding tryptophan synthase subunit alpha codes for MNNHFNSTRNLQAWQRIEELQEALLIGYFVSGDPDVEKSLEIVRDSATAGIDIFEIGIPSANPYMDGAVIKRGHARVQAHAEEEAGHDWLMPYMTRLRQQQEEPIWAMGYKKELIEEGVALRLAEAGLIDGLVVPDASIEDQIKLQSAVAAHGVDVVGFVNDALPDEEMKRVCSALNILYAQLYTGATGNPLANSSTNLADLYARARTFTKTAMIVAGFGLRSGERVRSVVASGFEGAVVGSVLVARCETGEQDYLYRLISEMKENTTLADMKE; via the coding sequence ATGAACAATCATTTTAACAGCACGAGAAACTTACAAGCCTGGCAGCGAATTGAAGAATTGCAAGAAGCATTATTGATTGGATATTTCGTATCCGGAGATCCAGATGTCGAGAAGTCCTTGGAGATTGTTAGAGATTCCGCAACAGCGGGCATTGATATATTCGAGATCGGGATCCCTAGCGCGAATCCATACATGGACGGCGCTGTCATTAAGCGGGGACATGCACGCGTACAAGCCCATGCCGAGGAAGAAGCAGGGCATGACTGGCTGATGCCTTATATGACACGTCTTCGTCAGCAGCAGGAAGAGCCAATCTGGGCGATGGGCTACAAGAAAGAGCTGATCGAAGAGGGGGTTGCTCTGCGATTAGCTGAAGCAGGGCTGATCGACGGTTTGGTCGTTCCGGACGCGAGTATAGAAGATCAGATTAAGCTGCAGTCTGCCGTTGCAGCGCACGGCGTTGATGTGGTCGGATTCGTAAACGACGCCCTTCCGGATGAGGAGATGAAGCGGGTATGCAGTGCGCTCAACATTCTCTATGCCCAGCTCTATACAGGCGCGACAGGGAACCCGCTGGCGAATTCCAGCACGAATCTGGCCGATCTGTACGCGAGAGCTAGAACATTCACGAAGACAGCGATGATCGTCGCGGGATTCGGTCTGCGGTCCGGTGAACGCGTAAGGTCGGTCGTGGCTAGCGGGTTCGAAGGGGCTGTCGTTGGTTCGGTGCTTGTGGCACGGTGCGAGACCGGCGAGCAGGATTATTTGTACCGGCTGATTTCGGAGATGAAAGAGAACACAACGCTTGCAGATATGAAGGAGTGA
- a CDS encoding ABC transporter permease: METTKMTKSSSSIEWGKIFRSYGTVIAGVIIAIIFSILNPDSFATLDNAINISRQISFLVIIGIGATIVMSVSEFDLSIGAIASLGGVIAAKIAASGGPIWVAFIVPVLVALVVGFINGWIVTQFRVLSFITTLAMSTILGGFTFWLTGGATIFENIPDSFRLVGQKSLLGIPLLSIVMLLITILFWYVMTQTAFGRRLYAIGGNESASRIAGLRVKWNKNAAFALGAALAALTGVLMASRLGSAHPTAGNGLFLQAYAAAYLGMTSFKEGVPNIWGTFVGAAIIGILANGLTIMQVPTFMQDVITGLIVIAAVIMQKFGRGSR, from the coding sequence ATGGAAACTACGAAAATGACAAAAAGCTCTTCTTCAATCGAGTGGGGCAAAATATTCCGATCCTATGGCACCGTGATTGCCGGTGTGATCATTGCGATTATTTTCAGCATACTGAATCCGGATTCGTTCGCGACGCTGGATAATGCGATCAATATCAGCCGCCAAATTTCCTTCCTCGTTATTATTGGGATTGGCGCAACCATTGTAATGTCTGTGAGTGAATTCGACCTATCGATTGGGGCGATTGCCAGCCTTGGCGGGGTCATCGCAGCAAAAATCGCAGCGAGCGGCGGACCGATTTGGGTCGCATTCATCGTACCGGTTCTAGTCGCGCTTGTCGTAGGCTTCATTAATGGATGGATCGTGACGCAGTTCCGCGTATTGTCCTTCATTACGACGCTTGCCATGAGTACGATTCTGGGCGGCTTTACCTTCTGGTTAACCGGCGGGGCAACAATCTTCGAGAATATCCCAGATAGCTTCCGGTTGGTTGGTCAGAAGTCTCTGCTTGGCATCCCGTTACTCTCCATCGTCATGCTGCTCATCACGATTCTGTTCTGGTATGTGATGACACAGACGGCATTCGGTAGACGTCTCTATGCGATTGGCGGCAATGAGTCGGCATCCCGCATTGCAGGACTTCGCGTGAAATGGAATAAGAACGCAGCCTTCGCACTTGGTGCAGCCCTTGCGGCATTGACAGGCGTCCTCATGGCTTCCCGTCTTGGATCCGCGCATCCTACGGCAGGGAATGGCTTGTTCCTGCAGGCGTATGCAGCAGCATATCTTGGCATGACGTCGTTCAAGGAGGGGGTACCTAACATTTGGGGTACTTTCGTGGGCGCTGCCATTATCGGTATTCTCGCGAATGGTCTGACCATCATGCAAGTACCGACATTTATGCAGGACGTCATTACGGGCTTGATCGTCATTGCGGCCGTCATTATGCAGAAGTTCGGTCGTGGTTCGCGATGA
- a CDS encoding sugar ABC transporter ATP-binding protein: MSLLEVQQLDKKFGQHHALSDISLSIAPGEVVGLVGENGAGKSTFIKIITGVYTPDGGRIAWNGQAVTIHSPRDAHRLGIHVIHQERHLIPSFSGYENLYLGLELPQLKFGLRIKWNQMKERAEAVKKELGIELDLTKTAEEMSPPERTMLELMRIMMQDCKLLILDEPTASLTDQETEVLFRLIKRMTDQGTAILYVSHRMEEIFRLSDRIIVFRNGKWAGTLTREEADIKKVISYMTDTDYQGTTAQTRTNALHEPVLLEVKNLSTVDGTVRDSSFRVHRGEIVGIFGLAGAGRTELLEAIYGVRSIQSGDMMVSGQSKRIASPQHALENGMVLIPEDRRSEGLVMSLTIRENMTLPRLKHYSSGVYVRQRFEKSEVRRFMDHMNVKATSSEQNVSELSGGNQQKVVFAKALMNNPEIFLCDEATQAVDVMTREEIHRLLREQARDKRGVVYVSSDIHEILDLCDRIYVLREGSIVAEVPGDEATSEQLLQICYNR, encoded by the coding sequence ATGTCACTGTTAGAAGTTCAACAACTGGATAAGAAATTCGGTCAGCATCACGCCCTCTCGGACATTTCCCTCTCGATTGCGCCAGGCGAAGTTGTAGGTCTAGTGGGGGAGAACGGCGCAGGCAAATCGACTTTCATCAAAATCATCACAGGTGTCTATACACCGGATGGCGGTCGCATCGCATGGAATGGACAAGCCGTTACGATTCATTCACCGCGTGATGCGCATCGTTTGGGCATTCATGTCATCCATCAAGAGCGGCATTTAATCCCTTCATTCTCAGGATATGAGAATCTATATCTTGGACTCGAGCTCCCACAGTTGAAATTCGGCCTTCGGATCAAGTGGAACCAGATGAAGGAACGCGCCGAGGCTGTGAAGAAAGAGCTTGGCATCGAGCTGGACTTGACGAAAACGGCGGAGGAGATGTCACCACCCGAGCGCACAATGCTGGAGCTCATGCGCATTATGATGCAGGATTGCAAGCTGTTAATTCTCGATGAACCGACAGCCTCGCTGACCGATCAGGAGACGGAAGTATTATTCCGCTTGATTAAGCGCATGACGGACCAAGGAACAGCGATTCTGTATGTCTCTCACCGGATGGAGGAAATTTTCCGTCTATCGGATCGAATTATCGTATTCCGGAACGGCAAGTGGGCAGGTACGTTGACACGGGAAGAAGCCGATATCAAGAAAGTGATTTCTTACATGACGGATACGGACTATCAAGGAACAACGGCTCAGACGCGCACGAATGCATTGCATGAGCCTGTACTTCTTGAAGTAAAGAACTTATCTACCGTCGATGGAACTGTAAGAGATTCCAGCTTCCGTGTTCACCGTGGCGAAATTGTAGGCATCTTCGGTCTGGCAGGCGCAGGGCGTACGGAATTGCTCGAAGCCATCTATGGCGTTCGGTCGATTCAGAGCGGCGACATGATGGTCTCAGGTCAATCGAAGCGAATTGCTTCACCGCAGCACGCGCTGGAGAACGGTATGGTATTGATTCCTGAGGATCGCAGATCGGAAGGTCTCGTGATGAGTCTGACAATTCGCGAGAACATGACACTGCCGCGTCTGAAGCATTACTCCTCAGGCGTCTATGTGCGGCAGCGGTTCGAGAAGAGTGAAGTGCGGCGTTTTATGGATCACATGAATGTCAAAGCAACATCCAGTGAGCAGAATGTATCTGAGCTTAGTGGAGGGAATCAGCAGAAAGTCGTCTTTGCTAAAGCGCTGATGAACAATCCGGAGATCTTCCTCTGCGATGAAGCGACACAAGCCGTCGACGTGATGACGCGTGAAGAAATTCACCGGCTGCTCCGTGAGCAAGCGCGTGATAAGCGCGGGGTGGTCTATGTCTCCTCGGATATTCACGAAATATTGGACTTGTGCGATCGGATTTACGTGCTGCGGGAGGGTTCCATCGTGGCCGAAGTGCCGGGAGATGAAGCCACATCCGAACAACTACTACAAATTTGCTATAATCGGTAA
- a CDS encoding sugar ABC transporter substrate-binding protein, producing MKKAVSVLLSIIFIISLAACSGGNSSKDGEKSVSIMTPFLSSVTTNEMVEALKKQAADHGWKANVIDTKGDVGQLASRMEDVIASKTDAIIIVSTDPNQLKAQIASAKEKNIPVLGCDSGYIDGMTMNATSDNTEMSKMITTHLFDTIGKKGNLVALTYRAHPGVLKRTLFLDQMLSENPDVKKVTEMQVEVPGPIESARKQMESLLLANKEPGSITAVWTGWDEPAIGAAQAIEASGRKDIVVIGIDGNSQAIEMIKKGSPLIATVKQNFPGMAEIVAQQLDLVFQGKPVEGTELYAPASLITKDQG from the coding sequence ATGAAGAAGGCAGTATCCGTGTTATTATCGATCATTTTCATCATTAGTCTTGCAGCATGCTCAGGCGGAAATTCTAGCAAAGATGGCGAGAAAAGCGTGTCGATCATGACGCCATTCCTATCATCCGTAACGACGAACGAGATGGTAGAAGCACTGAAGAAGCAAGCTGCTGACCATGGCTGGAAAGCCAATGTCATTGATACGAAAGGCGATGTAGGCCAATTAGCTAGCCGGATGGAGGACGTAATTGCGAGCAAGACGGATGCCATTATCATCGTAAGTACAGACCCGAATCAATTGAAAGCACAGATTGCGTCTGCAAAAGAAAAGAACATCCCAGTCTTGGGCTGTGACTCCGGTTATATCGATGGCATGACAATGAACGCGACAAGCGATAATACGGAAATGTCAAAAATGATTACAACGCATTTGTTCGATACGATCGGTAAAAAAGGGAACTTGGTTGCGTTAACGTATCGTGCGCATCCGGGTGTACTGAAGCGTACGCTTTTCCTAGACCAAATGCTTAGCGAGAATCCAGATGTGAAGAAAGTAACAGAAATGCAAGTGGAAGTGCCAGGACCAATTGAGAGCGCACGTAAACAAATGGAGAGCTTGCTGCTCGCAAACAAAGAGCCAGGTTCAATCACAGCGGTATGGACAGGATGGGACGAGCCGGCAATCGGTGCAGCGCAAGCGATCGAAGCATCTGGTCGTAAAGATATCGTCGTTATCGGTATCGACGGGAACAGCCAGGCGATTGAGATGATTAAGAAAGGCTCCCCGCTCATTGCAACCGTGAAGCAGAACTTCCCAGGCATGGCGGAGATCGTAGCGCAACAGCTTGATCTCGTATTCCAAGGCAAGCCGGTGGAAGGAACAGAATTGTACGCACCAGCAAGCTTAATTACAAAAGACCAAGGATAA
- a CDS encoding sugar-binding transcriptional regulator, which yields MTDIAEERTRLLVKVSHLYYMDGLNQQEIAERLGISRPQISRMLSAAKAQGIVQISIRNPYSEEQVYERVIAETFGIHDVIIIQMPEEEQHLIDLKLARAGAALLESVLKDYDTVGIMAGRTVSELSKELNYFSRKHMQIVPLIGGWGAEGATWHANSNARVIGEKLKAKYMQLNAPAVVGSKEVRDTIINEPEISKVVDMWDQVNVAVVGISQVTDEASVVKFGYFGTKEMNEIKSMGAVGGICTSFLDEQGHVITYPSEQRMIGMNAESLRRIPNVIATASGMDKVPAICSVLRGKWVNVLVTDMATAKAVLEWHHAHPVT from the coding sequence ATGACTGATATCGCAGAAGAAAGAACGAGGTTACTCGTCAAAGTGAGCCATTTGTACTACATGGATGGTCTCAACCAACAAGAAATTGCGGAGAGACTCGGAATTTCCAGACCGCAGATCAGTCGCATGTTAAGTGCTGCGAAAGCGCAAGGAATCGTACAGATTTCCATTCGCAACCCGTACTCTGAGGAACAGGTGTATGAGAGGGTGATTGCCGAAACCTTCGGAATCCATGATGTCATCATTATTCAGATGCCGGAAGAAGAACAGCATTTGATCGATTTGAAGCTTGCAAGAGCGGGCGCGGCTTTGCTTGAATCCGTACTGAAAGACTATGACACCGTTGGGATCATGGCAGGGAGAACCGTCTCGGAGCTCAGCAAGGAACTGAATTATTTCAGCCGCAAGCATATGCAGATCGTTCCGTTGATCGGAGGTTGGGGTGCTGAAGGCGCAACATGGCATGCGAATTCGAATGCACGCGTCATTGGAGAGAAGTTGAAGGCAAAGTATATGCAGCTCAATGCACCCGCAGTTGTTGGGTCCAAGGAAGTGCGCGATACGATTATAAATGAGCCGGAGATATCGAAGGTCGTGGACATGTGGGATCAGGTAAATGTGGCTGTCGTAGGGATCAGTCAAGTGACCGACGAGGCTTCTGTTGTGAAGTTTGGGTATTTTGGCACGAAGGAAATGAATGAGATCAAGTCTATGGGCGCGGTCGGCGGTATCTGTACTTCGTTTCTAGACGAGCAGGGTCATGTGATAACCTATCCATCTGAACAGCGAATGATCGGCATGAATGCGGAGTCATTGCGGCGTATACCGAATGTGATCGCAACCGCGAGCGGTATGGATAAAGTCCCAGCCATTTGCTCTGTCTTGCGAGGGAAATGGGTTAATGTGCTCGTCACAGATATGGCTACGGCCAAGGCTGTGCTCGAGTGGCATCATGCACATCCCGTTACATAG